AATGATGCTAGACACTACTCAAGCTGCACCAACAACAAATCTGGAAACAGCTAAAAGCGCCGATGCTTTTGTTGATAGCATGGGTGTAGTTACTCACTGGAGTTATCCCGATACTCCCTACGGTTTTAAATATGAAGAAGTCAAGCAAAAATTAGCGGAATTAGGTTTGCGCCATGTGCGCGATATGCTAACTCCTCGGATTCAAGATTTAGCGGCTATTGGAATTAAAAGCCAAGTTGGTGTGCAACCAAATGAAGGCACTCCTACTGAAATTAAAGAAGCAATTAAAGCTGCTAATAAACCCATCGCTGCGATCGACTCTGTAGAAGGGCCAAACGAACCCGATATTTTTTGGGAGCGGGACAAAATTACTTATAAAAATCAAGGTTTTCCTGAAGGTGTAAAAGCTTTTCAACAAGACTTGTTTAATACTTTTAAAAATGACCCAGAAACCCAAAATTTAATCGTTATCGGGCCAGCAGTAGGCAAAAGTTACGATTACAATACAGGTTCACCTTTAGGCCAAAATACATTAAATAACTACGTTGACTGGGGAGCTTTTCATCCTTACCCAGGTGGAGGTAATCCTTTTAGTGACCCATTCCGTTATAACACGATTGAAAAGTATTTTTGGCATGGTAATTTTCCCGCTGTAAATATTGACGAATGGCCTTATGCTTTCGATGTTTTGGCTCGCCCATTTGGTAAGAAAAAAATGGCCGCAACTGAAACAGGTTATAACACTTCGAGAACAGGTATCTCTGAACGAATGCACGGCAAATATATACCTCGATTATATTTAGAATATTTTCGCAAAGGTATTGTTCGTACCATGAATTACGAGTTACTTGATGAGTGGAACGACCCTGATAATCCCGAAGCAAATTTTGGATTATTGCGTAATGATTTAAGTCCAAAACCTGCTTATACTGCTGTCAAAAACTTAATTAATTTGCTCAAAGATCCAGGGGCTAATTTTACTCCTGATTCTTTAGATTACAACATTTCTGTTAATCCGCCTCCTGAATACGATCGCACTCAGTACCTCCATCATCTCTTACTCCAAAAACAAAATCGCACTTTCTATTTAGCACTTTGGCATGAAATCTCTAACGGCGATATTACCAGTCGTCCGGCAAGAGAAATTACACCCCCAGATATCCCTGTTACTATTACTTTGAAAACACCGATAAAAAATGCGATCGCTTACTCTTTTGATGACAATGGCAATATGTCCTCTCAACAATTATCCTCAACTTCAAATATAAATTTGAACGTGCAGGATAAAGCAACGATCCTTGCTCTTGAACCTCAGTAAAAATTACCAAATAAAACAAATGACTAACCCAAACATTTCTGTAAGTTTCTTCCTTCCCAACCTCGATGGCGGCGGCGCAGAAAGAGCCATGTTACACTTAGCCGCAGGTATGGCAAAACGTGGCATTAAAACTGATTTAATTCTTGCCAATGCTAAAGGCGAATATTTAGAAAAAGTACCCCCAGAAGTGCGCTTAATTAACTTAAACTCCCGCCCTCCCGTCATTCTTTGGAAAACCCTAGCTTTGCGGCGTTATTTACAACAAGAAAAACCCACATATTTACTTTCTGCTTTAGACATTCTCAGCGCCGCTACTTGGGCAAAAAAGTTGGCTGACGTACCTACAAAAGTAATTATGTGTGTCCAAACAAATCTTTCCCAACAATTCAAAAATGACACTGGAATCATGAGCAAAATTAGACCATTGTTAGTCAAACAATGGTATCCCTTAGCTGATGGTACGATCGCCGCTTCTCAAGGAGTAGCTGAAGATGTCTCCCAAATTTCAGGAATACCTGTAAAAAACATCAATGTAATTTACAATCCTGTTGTCATGCCAGAATTATTTGATAAGGCAAAAGAACCCATAAATCACCCTTGGTTTGCATCAGGAGAACTGCCAGTAATCTTAGGAGTTGGTAGGTTAGTTCCTCAAAAAGATTTTCCCACTTTGATTAAAGCTTTCGCCATTGTTAGAAAGCAAATTTCCACTAAGTTAGTGATTTTGGGTGAGGGAGAAAAACGCCCTCAATTAGAAACTTTGATCCGAGAATTAGGGGTAGAAAAAGATGTAGATTTGCCTGGATTTAAAGATAATCCCTATACTTATATGGCAAAAGCAAAGCTGTTTGTACTTTCTTCGGCTTGGGAAGGTTTCGGTAATGTAGTAGCGGAAGCAATGGCAGTTGGGACTCCTGTTGTTTCTACTAATTGTCCGAGTGGTCCCGCAGAGATTTTGGAAAATGGAAAGTATGGTCAGTTAGTTTCAGTTGGTGATTTTGAAGGTTTGGCAAATGCTATTTTAGAGACTTTGAAAAACCCAACTAATTCACAATTATTGCAGGAAAGAGCGTTAGATTTTACTGTGGATAATGTTGTGGATCAATATCTGAAAGTTTTGGGTGTTGAGTCTGAGAAAAGTTATCAGCTTTCAGGTAATTTGTTGTAATTAAATATTTTTTAAACCGCAGAGACACAGAGGACGCAGAGGAAGAGAAAGAGAAGATAGTAATGATTTTTTCTTTTCCCAGTCCCCAATCCCCAGTCCCCAGTACCCAATCCCCAGCCGTGCGAATTTTACACCTTTTAAATCACGTTCAAGAAATTGGCAATGGTATTGTCAATGTGGCGATCGATCTCGCTTGTCTCCAAGCCAAAGCAGGTCATCAAGTAGCTGTTGCTTCTGCGGGAGGCGAATTTGAGGTTTTGTTAGCCAAGTATGGAGTGAAACATTTTGTTTTAAATCAAGCAAGAAATCCGGTTAATTTAATTAATGCGTCTCAATTTTATCGGAGAATTATTCGAGAGTTTCAGCCGGATATTGTCCACACTCACATGATGACAGGTGTAGTCTTGGCAAGATTATTAAAACCGGGATTTAATTATGCTTTAATTTCCACAGTGCATAATGAATTTCAACGCAGTGCGGTATTAATGGGTTTAGCCGATCGCGTAATTGCAATTAGTCATGCTGTTGCTGATTCTATGATGCGTCGTGGTATCCCAAAAAACAAAATTTCTGTAGTTTATAATGGTACTTTGGGTAGTCCTCGAACTCGGAAAATTTCTGAATATCAACCATTAAATTTACAACGTCCGGCGATCGCAACTGTCGCCGGAATGTATCATCGCAAAGGAATAGCTGAACTCATCGATGCTTTCAGTAAAATTGCCCCTAACTTTCCCAAATTAAATTTATATTTAGTTGGCAATGGCCCTGATAAAGTAACATTTGAAAATCAGGCACAAAACACACCTTTTAGTAACCGCATTCACTTTGTAGGTTTTCAGCCAGCACCACAAAAATATCTTCTATCTTGCGACATATTTGTCTTAGCGTCCCATCAAGAACCCTTTGGTTTAGTATTATCAGAAGCACGAGAAGCTGGCTGTGCAATTGTAGCCACAAATGTCGATGGCATACCCGAAGCATTGGATAATGGAAAAGCGGGAATTTTAGTTCCTCCTAAAGATAGTTGCGCTTTAGCAAATACTTTATCTAATTTGTTGAATTCGCCTGAAATATTGCACAAATGGCAAAACCAAGCTCAAACAAATTTAGAATGGTTAAACGTTTCACGAGTAAACGAAGAAACTTTGGCAGTTTATGAAAAAGCGATCGCAAATTTAAAGTAAACTTTATATATCTTCGACTTTAATGAAGTTTGCATGAAACATCGGTATAAATCTTTGAATTAACTTTTTCCAACACTACAATTTCCTTAGTAGTAAGTTTTTCAGGATGAACTACCGTGAATTTAATGATAACCGCATTCATAGTTACTTATCTATTCATTAGCTTTTACTTTGCTAGAAACTGGTTAAAATTTTTTAAATCTTCCTCTACACCAACTACAGAAAATTTATTTTTATCCGTAATTATTTTGTTGTTAATCGTAGTATCATGGCCTTTTCTTTTTCCTTTATATCTCATTACTTATGTGCTTTCTTTTGTTGTTAAAAGACTATTTTCAGTCAAGCCTAAAAATACTTACTGTCAGCAATCAAATCTAGCACTTCCCCTAACCGTTACTAATATTTAT
The Phormidium ambiguum IAM M-71 genome window above contains:
- a CDS encoding glycosyltransferase yields the protein MTNPNISVSFFLPNLDGGGAERAMLHLAAGMAKRGIKTDLILANAKGEYLEKVPPEVRLINLNSRPPVILWKTLALRRYLQQEKPTYLLSALDILSAATWAKKLADVPTKVIMCVQTNLSQQFKNDTGIMSKIRPLLVKQWYPLADGTIAASQGVAEDVSQISGIPVKNINVIYNPVVMPELFDKAKEPINHPWFASGELPVILGVGRLVPQKDFPTLIKAFAIVRKQISTKLVILGEGEKRPQLETLIRELGVEKDVDLPGFKDNPYTYMAKAKLFVLSSAWEGFGNVVAEAMAVGTPVVSTNCPSGPAEILENGKYGQLVSVGDFEGLANAILETLKNPTNSQLLQERALDFTVDNVVDQYLKVLGVESEKSYQLSGNLL